AGCTTTGTTTTTGACGTTGCCTTTGACGTTTGCATCCGCCTCCGCAGCCATGTTTGATGGGGGCTGAAGGGGCAGGCGCTGCGGGACCGTCCGCGGCATGGATGCCGCGGCCGAGCTTACAGGGACGTACTTGCAGCGTGTCCCGCAGCGCCTGCCCCTGCAGCCAGCCCACAGCAGACAGGAACGCGCCGCTCTTCAATCCACCTACCCCGCTAGAATGGGCGCATGAAAGCCCTGCACTCCCTGATCCTCGCTGCCGCCCTCGCGCCGGCCCTGCTGACCCTGTCCGCCCCCGCCCATGCCTGGGGCGCGCAAGGCCATCGCCTGGTGGCCGAAGTGGCCGACACCCGCCTCAACCCGGCCGCACGTGCCGAGGTCGACCGCCTGTTGGCCGCCGAGCCCGGCGCCACCCTGGCCAGCATCGCGCCGTGGGCCGACCAGCTGCGTGCCAAGGATCCCGGCCTGGGCCGTCGTTCCGCCGGCTGGCACTACGTCAACATCGCCGAGGACGGCTGCCAGTACGAGCCGGCCAAGCACTGCAAGAACGGCAACTGCATCGTCGAGGCACTGAAGGCGCAGAGCGCCATTCTTGGCGACCACAGCCTGACCGACGGCGAGCGCCTGCAGGCGCTGAAGTTCGTCGTGCACATGGTCGGTGACGTGCACCAGCCGATGCACGCCGGCTACGGCCACGACAAGGGCGGCAACGATTTCCAGCTGCAGTTCGGCAACCGCGGTACCAACCTGCATTCGCTGTGGGACAGCGGCATGCTCAACACCCGCAAGCTGGATGACGCCGGCTACCTGCCGGTGCTGCGTGCGTTGCCGGCACCGAAGCTGGCGCGCCAGTCCAACCCCCAGCGCGACCCGCAGCGCTGGGCCGAAGCCAGCTGCCGCATCTCGGTGCAGCCGGGCGTGTACCCGGCCACGCACAAGATCGGCGATGAATACACCGAGCGCTATCGCCCGGTGGCCGAAGCACAGCTGCGGCTGGCCGGCGAAAATCTCGCGCAGCTGCTGAACCGCGTGCTCGGCACGCGCTGAGGAGGTTCCGATGGCGGTCCAGGTCCAATCCTTCTTCCACCGCGACAGCAATACCTTCAGCTACCTGGTCGTCGACCCGGCCAGCAGGGAGGCGGCGCTGATCGATCCGGTCCTGGATTACGACCCGGACACCGATGCCAGCAGCGACGCGCCGGTGCGCCCGCTGCTGGAGGCCATCGAACAGCAGGGCCTGCAGCTGCGCTGGCTGCTGGAAACCCACGCCCATGCCGACCATGTGTCGGCCGGGCGACGGCTGAAGCAACGCTTCCCGCAGGCGACCCTGGCCATCGGCGAAGGCATCCGCGCGGTGCAGGCCACGTTCGCGCCGCGCTACGGCCTGCAGCTGGCGGCGCAGGATGCGCACTTCGACCATCTGTTCGCCGATGGCGAGACCTTCGCGCTGGGCCAGCTGCAGGGCCGCATCATCGCCGTGCCCGGCCATACCGGCGACAGCATCGCCTACCTGATCGACGATGCGGTCTTCACCGGCGATTCGCTGTTCATGCCTGATGGCGGCACCGCCCGCTGCGATTTCCCCGGCGGTGATGCCGCGCAGCTGTACCGCTCGATCCAGCGCCTGCTCGCCCTGCCCGATGCCACCCGCGTGTTCGTCTGCCACGACTACGGCCCGGGTGGCCGCGCGTTCGCCAACGAAACCACCATCGGCGAACAGCGCGCGCACAACATCCACGTGCACGACGGCGTGGATGAAGCGGCATTCGTCAGCGTGCGCGAAGCGCGTGATGCGACTTTGGCCGAGCCGAAGCTGATGCAGCCGGCAGTGAAGGCCAACATCGTAGGCGGCGCCTGACCACAGCCGTGGAAAGCCGCCGGGCGTGGCCCGGCGCTACCCTTTACCTGCCCCGCGTGCGTACCACGTGCTGGCCCTTCACGATCTCGAAGGTGAAGGCGTACTGCAGGGTGACCGCCACCGGTTCAATGCTGTCGGCGCCCTGGCAGTCGCTGCGGTCCTTGGGCTCTTTCCCGGGCGCGAAACGGCAGACCGCCGCTGACGAGTACTTCCACTGCGCGACCGCGTCCCGTGCGGCCTGCAGCAGCGGTCCGTTCTCCGCCACTGTCCCTGCGCTGCATTCACTGCGGTCGGTCAACGGCTGGCTGCGTTCAACCCGCCCCTGCGCGTCGACCACCACCTGCAGGCAGACCGTGGTGGGTGGCAGCGAGGTGCGTGGATCGCTCGCGCCGACCACCGGGTCCGGCGCCGCGTACAGCTGCGGCATCCGGTAACCCTCGCTGGCGGCCAGCGCATACGGCTGGATCTGCCCAGCACCACCGCCGGCATCGGGCTGCAGGCGCTGGTGGCCGACGTTCTCGCTGCGGGTGTCGACCGTGGTCACGCGCTCCTGGGTGGCGCAGCCGGCCAGCAGCACCGCGGCGATGCACAGCGGTGCGCTCTTCATCGCTGCCTTCACTGCGTCTGGCCGCCGGCAGCCTCGGTGTTGTCCATGGCGTAGGTGATCGGGATGCGCAGCTTGCCGGCCACCGCCTTGCCATTCTTCATCGCCGGCGTATAGGTCCATTTGCGCGCCGCTGCGATCGAGGCGGCTTCAAACACGCCGGGATTGGTCGCACTTTCCACCTGCACGTCAGTGACGTTGCCTTTGGCATCGACGGCCACGATCAGGTTCACCACACCGATCAGGCCCTTCTCGAACGCCTCGGACGGATAGGCGGGCGGTGACATCTTCTGTGCCTGGACCGGGCTGTCCAGGCCGGCCTTGGCGGCATCCGCTGCGGCGTGCTGGAACGGCTCGGCGCTGACCGACGGCGTGCCCGTCACCGCGCCCTGGCTGGCCCAGGCCAACGCAGCAACACCCATGCACAACCCCACCAGCAACACCTGGCCGGACACCTTCGGCAATGCCTTCCGCTGCGACTGCTTCAACATGGCGATACGCTCCTTCAACACGGGTTGGCTGCGCCAATGACAGGCCATCGGTGCAACCGGGTGGACCAGCTGCGCCTTCAACAGCGTGCTGGCATAAAGACGGCGCTGCGTCGGCTGCGCGGCAACGGTGCGCGCATCGCAGGCCAGTTCCTGGTCGCGCAGGAAGCGGCGCGCAGCCCAGGGCAACAACGGGTGGAACCAGAACACGGAACGTGCCAGCAGCAGGGCGCCATTGGCCCAGTGGTCGCCATTGCGGCGGTGGCTGCGTTCGTGGCGCAGGATCAGCGCCTGTTCGTCGGCATCAAACTGCTGGTCGAAGTGCGGGCCGACCACGATGCGCGGCTGCCACAGGCCGACCAGCGCGGGCAGGCCGGGGTCAGCGCTGGCCTGCCAGCTGCCATCGCCGCGTGCCTGCAGCGTGCCCAGGCCGCGCTCGAAGCGGCGTTGTGCGCGCAGTTCGCGCGTCAGGTGCAGGCCCGCGCCCAGCCCCCAGGCCAGGGCCAGCAGCCACGGCCACATCGGCAGCTGCGCGGCGGCGCCCTCGACCGCGCCGGGCACCACCTTCAGCGGCAGCGTCGGCACATGCTGCAGCACCGGCAACGCCCGCAATGCCGGCAGGGGCAGCAGCAGGGCCGCCAGCAGCAGCGGCAGCAGCCACCAGCTGCGGTAGGCCAGCTCTGCGCCGCCCAGCTTCACCAGCAGTGGCCGCGCGGCCGCCAGCAGCAGCACGCCCAGCGCCAGCCACAGGCTGGCCTGCCACAGTCCATCGAGCAGCTCATTCATCATCCATCTCCTGGATCAGCTTCTTCAGTTCGGCAATGTCCTGCGCACTCAGCTGGCCGCGCTCGCTGAAATGCGCCACCAGCGGCGCCACCCGGCCATCGAACACGCGGCCGATGAAATCCTGGCTCTGCGTTTCCACCCAGGCCTGGCGCTGCAGCAGCGGCTGGTACAAGTAGCGGCGGCCATCGCGCTCGGCGGCGATCGCGCCCTTGGTCAGCAGGCGGTTGAGCAGGGTCTTGATGGTCGGCTCGGCCCATTCGCGGTGGGCCAGTGCGGCCACCACGTCATCGGCGCTGCGCGGCGCCTGCTGCCAGAGCACCTCCATCACGACGGCTTCTGCTTCGCTGATCGGGGTCATGGTTTACATCCGTAATCGACAGCCCGATTACGCGCGTAATCGAATCCGATGTCAAGCCCTCGACCGCAGGTTCATCCGGCCTGCCCCAGCATCGGCCCTTCTGCCCCGGGAGCCTGCATGAAGCCGCTGCGCAAACTCGACTTTCCGGTCGAACAGGCCCGCCGCTTTCTCGAGCCCGGCCCGATCGTGCTGGTCAGCACCGCCGCGGGTGGCCAGCGC
This genomic stretch from Stenotrophomonas sp. SAU14A_NAIMI4_5 harbors:
- a CDS encoding S1/P1 nuclease, which gives rise to MKALHSLILAAALAPALLTLSAPAHAWGAQGHRLVAEVADTRLNPAARAEVDRLLAAEPGATLASIAPWADQLRAKDPGLGRRSAGWHYVNIAEDGCQYEPAKHCKNGNCIVEALKAQSAILGDHSLTDGERLQALKFVVHMVGDVHQPMHAGYGHDKGGNDFQLQFGNRGTNLHSLWDSGMLNTRKLDDAGYLPVLRALPAPKLARQSNPQRDPQRWAEASCRISVQPGVYPATHKIGDEYTERYRPVAEAQLRLAGENLAQLLNRVLGTR
- a CDS encoding MBL fold metallo-hydrolase; amino-acid sequence: MAVQVQSFFHRDSNTFSYLVVDPASREAALIDPVLDYDPDTDASSDAPVRPLLEAIEQQGLQLRWLLETHAHADHVSAGRRLKQRFPQATLAIGEGIRAVQATFAPRYGLQLAAQDAHFDHLFADGETFALGQLQGRIIAVPGHTGDSIAYLIDDAVFTGDSLFMPDGGTARCDFPGGDAAQLYRSIQRLLALPDATRVFVCHDYGPGGRAFANETTIGEQRAHNIHVHDGVDEAAFVSVREARDATLAEPKLMQPAVKANIVGGA
- a CDS encoding TonB family protein gives rise to the protein MNELLDGLWQASLWLALGVLLLAAARPLLVKLGGAELAYRSWWLLPLLLAALLLPLPALRALPVLQHVPTLPLKVVPGAVEGAAAQLPMWPWLLALAWGLGAGLHLTRELRAQRRFERGLGTLQARGDGSWQASADPGLPALVGLWQPRIVVGPHFDQQFDADEQALILRHERSHRRNGDHWANGALLLARSVFWFHPLLPWAARRFLRDQELACDARTVAAQPTQRRLYASTLLKAQLVHPVAPMACHWRSQPVLKERIAMLKQSQRKALPKVSGQVLLVGLCMGVAALAWASQGAVTGTPSVSAEPFQHAAADAAKAGLDSPVQAQKMSPPAYPSEAFEKGLIGVVNLIVAVDAKGNVTDVQVESATNPGVFEAASIAAARKWTYTPAMKNGKAVAGKLRIPITYAMDNTEAAGGQTQ
- a CDS encoding BlaI/MecI/CopY family transcriptional regulator — translated: MTPISEAEAVVMEVLWQQAPRSADDVVAALAHREWAEPTIKTLLNRLLTKGAIAAERDGRRYLYQPLLQRQAWVETQSQDFIGRVFDGRVAPLVAHFSERGQLSAQDIAELKKLIQEMDDE